The Tenrec ecaudatus isolate mTenEca1 chromosome 7, mTenEca1.hap1, whole genome shotgun sequence genome window below encodes:
- the TREM1 gene encoding triggering receptor expressed on myeloid cells 1 gives MINLRQGPCPLTAWRLWVDRQSRMRGSGLWRWQPLLFLLPLLYISGSQEVDIAEEQECLMEGGNLTVLCPYNIGKYGSSLKAWQRVRSQGPPETLARTTTKNLAAESIRSGRILLENLPTDGVMKVTMTGLRREDAGLYQCVIDLSPQAPFILHDRIRLVHCNGLSGTSSQDPTEKTILPLTRPTSPKRTHPTSTVSSPGFRVNSTKVADVIRVSVFSIVVPVACGILSKALVFTVLLIVTQRSAH, from the exons ATGATAAACCTCCGGCAGGGTCCATGTCCTCTCACAGCCTGGAGACTCTGGGTGGACAGACAGTccagaatgagggggagtgggctcTGGAGGTGGCAGCCACTGCTGTTTCTGTTGCCCCTGCTCTACATCTCAG GGTCCCAAGAAGTCGACATAGCAGAGGAGCAAGAGTGCCTCATGGAAGGAGGCAACCTGACGGTGCTCTGCCCTTACAACATCGGAAAATACGGCTCCAGTCTGAAGGCCTGGCAGCGGGTAAGAAGCCAGGGCCCCCCTGAGACGCTGGCGCGGACGACAACCAAAAACCTAGCGGCAGAATCAATCCGGTCTGGAAGGATCCTGCTGGAGAATCTTCCAACAGATGGCGTCATGAAGGTCACGATGACAGGACTTCGGAGGGAGGACGCGGGGCTGTACCAGTGTGTGATTGACCTCTCTCCTCAGGCCCCCTTCATCCTGCATGATCGGATTCGCCTGGTCCACTGCAACG GTCTTTCGGGCACCTCCAGCCAGGATCCCACTGAGAAAACTATCCTTCCTTTGACCCGCCCCACGAGTCCGAAAAGAACCCATCCAACTTCCACGGTCTCCTCTCCTGGCTTCAGAGTCAACTCCACCAAGGTGGCAGATGTCATCAG GGTCTCCGTGTTCAGCATTGTCGTTCCTGTGGCGTGTGGAATCCTAAGCAAGGCTCTGGTCTTCACTGTCCTGCTGATAGTCACACAGAGGTCAGCGCACTAG